The following proteins come from a genomic window of Thiothrix winogradskyi:
- a CDS encoding DUF1287 domain-containing protein has translation MRHFMRYFVWLFLLLLILYLGWEAYQRFIKPPPLVIPPPVTIIPPPVITPPVPPPVLEPKPPAHVRSLLDSVYQQVKVTRSYDPAYVNLKYPGGDVPESTGVCADVVVRAFRAQGVDLQRELHEDMRKAFHEYPRKWGLKRPDTNIDHRRVYNLMRFFERKGASLPITQNPANYQPGDVVAWDLGKGQAHIGIVSHYVTPEGRPLVGHNVAYGTNIEDALFYWPVIGHYRYFNQSKLPENS, from the coding sequence ATGCGTCATTTTATGCGGTATTTCGTCTGGCTGTTTTTGTTATTGCTGATCCTGTATCTGGGATGGGAAGCTTATCAGCGTTTTATTAAACCGCCTCCATTGGTGATTCCACCGCCCGTCACGATTATTCCACCACCGGTGATTACGCCCCCTGTGCCGCCTCCGGTGCTGGAGCCAAAACCACCGGCGCATGTCAGGTCTTTGCTGGATTCAGTGTACCAACAGGTGAAAGTCACCCGTTCTTATGATCCTGCTTATGTGAACCTGAAATACCCAGGTGGTGATGTGCCTGAATCCACTGGCGTGTGCGCGGACGTGGTGGTACGGGCATTTCGCGCCCAAGGTGTTGATCTACAACGTGAGTTGCATGAGGATATGCGCAAAGCCTTCCACGAATACCCGCGCAAGTGGGGGCTGAAGCGCCCCGACACTAATATCGACCACCGCCGCGTTTACAACCTGATGCGTTTTTTCGAGCGCAAGGGTGCATCTTTGCCAATTACCCAAAACCCCGCCAACTACCAACCTGGCGACGTGGTGGCGTGGGATTTGGGCAAAGGGCAGGCACACATCGGTATTGTGAGCCATTACGTCACGCCGGAAGGGCGACCTTTGGTTGGGCATAACGTCGCCTATGGCACGAATATCGAAGATGCCCTGTTCTACTGGCCGGTCATCGGGCATTACCGCTACTTCAACCAGTCAAAACTCCCGGAGAATTCATAG
- a CDS encoding non-heme iron oxygenase ferredoxin subunit, with amino-acid sequence MNNSRLDAGSINEIKPGKMKRVDAGNGRRILICHVDGEFYAVDDMCTHEDASLYLGCLHGDRVQCSLHGAEFSVKTGAPMAEPAEIPLKTYAVSVEDGRIWVTV; translated from the coding sequence ATGAATAATTCCCGACTCGATGCTGGCAGTATAAACGAAATCAAGCCCGGAAAAATGAAACGTGTTGACGCAGGCAACGGCAGGCGCATTCTGATCTGTCACGTAGACGGCGAATTTTACGCGGTAGATGATATGTGTACCCACGAAGATGCATCCTTGTACCTCGGTTGCTTGCACGGTGATCGGGTGCAATGTTCCTTGCATGGCGCGGAATTCAGTGTCAAAACGGGTGCGCCAATGGCTGAACCCGCTGAGATTCCATTGAAAACCTATGCGGTTAGTGTTGAAGACGGGCGCATTTGGGTCACGGTGTAA
- a CDS encoding SDR family oxidoreductase: MSVANQNVWIMGCGDIGRRVARLYQNEGTKAIGWVRSEESLQLGLAQGIAMRQGDVDRGSFFPIFALDEALVYWFMPPQPTGETDDRIRRFLKGVDAAPKRVVLISTTGVYGDCDGRWIDETEPLKPVAARAKRRVDAENTVQEWATRFGGESVILRVPGIYAPDRLPLERLKRGEPVLTEAEAPWTNRIHADDLAMVCKRAMEAPPAGAIYNATDGHPSTMTDYFNQVADYAGLPRPPQISMSAAQAAMSPGMLSYLQESRRIRNDKLLTELNIRLQYPSLTAGLGMLKG; encoded by the coding sequence ATGAGTGTAGCTAACCAAAATGTGTGGATTATGGGCTGTGGCGACATTGGTCGCCGCGTTGCACGGTTATACCAAAACGAGGGTACTAAGGCTATAGGCTGGGTACGCAGCGAGGAATCCTTGCAGTTGGGGCTGGCACAAGGCATTGCCATGCGCCAAGGCGATGTGGATCGTGGCAGCTTCTTCCCGATTTTCGCGCTGGATGAAGCCTTGGTGTATTGGTTCATGCCCCCGCAACCGACAGGTGAAACCGATGACCGGATACGCCGCTTTCTCAAAGGTGTCGATGCCGCCCCCAAACGGGTGGTGTTAATCAGTACCACTGGCGTGTACGGCGATTGCGACGGACGTTGGATTGACGAAACCGAGCCACTCAAACCCGTTGCCGCCCGTGCTAAACGCCGCGTTGATGCAGAAAACACCGTGCAAGAATGGGCAACCCGTTTCGGCGGTGAAAGCGTGATTTTGCGCGTCCCCGGCATTTACGCTCCCGACCGCTTGCCGCTGGAACGCCTTAAACGCGGCGAACCCGTGCTGACCGAAGCCGAAGCACCTTGGACAAACCGCATTCATGCCGACGATCTCGCAATGGTCTGCAAACGCGCAATGGAAGCCCCCCCCGCTGGCGCAATTTACAACGCTACCGACGGACACCCTTCAACCATGACCGATTATTTCAATCAAGTCGCGGATTACGCGGGATTACCACGCCCGCCGCAAATCAGCATGAGCGCAGCACAAGCCGCCATGAGTCCCGGAATGTTGTCGTATTTGCAAGAATCGCGGCGGATTCGTAACGATAAACTATTGACTGAATTAAACATCCGGTTACAGTACCCGTCCCTGACCGCTGGTCTCGGCATGTTGAAAGGATAA
- the yjgA gene encoding ribosome biogenesis factor YjgA gives MIDYANDDEEDDYISRSHFKREAEAAQALGERLITLRKEQLDQLDLSEKLYDSILLAQRLTANGAIRRQRQFIGKLMRTEILEPIEAKLAEWDRGGKAETARLHRLERWRDRLINSETMLGEWLKEYPDTDVQRMRSLIRNAQKEAETNKPPKSSRELFKLLREITADESLR, from the coding sequence ATGATTGATTACGCCAATGACGATGAAGAAGACGATTACATCAGCCGCAGCCACTTCAAGCGCGAAGCCGAAGCCGCGCAAGCTTTGGGCGAACGCCTGATTACCCTGCGCAAAGAGCAGCTCGACCAGTTGGATTTATCCGAAAAGCTCTACGACTCGATTTTACTGGCGCAACGCTTGACCGCGAACGGCGCAATTCGCCGCCAACGCCAATTCATTGGCAAGCTGATGCGCACCGAAATTCTCGAACCGATTGAAGCGAAACTCGCGGAATGGGATCGCGGTGGCAAAGCCGAAACAGCACGTTTGCACCGTTTGGAACGCTGGCGTGATCGCCTGATTAACAGCGAAACCATGCTGGGCGAGTGGTTAAAAGAATACCCCGACACCGATGTGCAGCGGATGCGCAGCCTGATTCGCAACGCGCAAAAGGAAGCTGAAACCAACAAACCACCGAAAAGCAGCCGTGAACTATTCAAACTGCTACGCGAAATTACCGCCGACGAATCGCTGCGTTAA
- the gloB gene encoding hydroxyacylglutathione hydrolase, producing MMQVTPVPAFTDNYIWLIGNTDNSGVAIVDPGDAAPVLDALQRMAKQPVAILITHHHRAHVGGIDKLLQAYPGLPVYGPANEAIPHLNQPLMEGAEVHLESLGLRFQVMELPGHTAGHIVYYGEGSLFCGDTLFANGCGRVFDGTLHDLYASLQRIAQLPADTQVYCTHEYTVDNIGFAKWVEPDNPALDARLEESWALLDEGHPTVPFELGREFETNPFLRTHIPEVIAKAEEIAGRETHTPADVFAVLRIWKDTEYD from the coding sequence ATGATGCAAGTAACCCCAGTACCCGCTTTTACAGACAATTACATCTGGCTCATCGGTAACACTGACAATTCAGGCGTTGCGATTGTTGACCCCGGTGACGCAGCGCCGGTGTTGGATGCGCTTCAGCGCATGGCAAAGCAGCCAGTGGCTATTTTGATTACGCACCACCACCGCGCTCACGTCGGCGGTATCGACAAGCTATTGCAAGCCTACCCCGGTTTACCAGTCTACGGGCCCGCGAATGAGGCGATTCCGCACCTCAATCAGCCCTTGATGGAAGGTGCAGAAGTCCACTTGGAATCACTCGGTTTGCGTTTCCAAGTCATGGAATTGCCGGGGCATACGGCTGGGCATATTGTGTATTACGGTGAAGGCAGTCTGTTCTGTGGGGATACCTTATTCGCTAACGGTTGCGGGCGGGTGTTCGATGGCACGTTGCATGATCTGTACGCATCCTTGCAACGCATTGCACAGTTACCTGCTGATACCCAAGTGTATTGCACCCATGAATATACCGTGGATAACATTGGTTTCGCCAAATGGGTCGAGCCGGATAATCCCGCGTTGGATGCGCGTTTGGAAGAATCGTGGGCGTTACTGGATGAGGGCCACCCTACCGTGCCGTTTGAATTGGGGCGCGAGTTTGAAACCAACCCGTTTTTGCGCACCCATATTCCCGAAGTTATCGCTAAAGCTGAGGAAATCGCCGGTCGCGAAACCCATACGCCCGCCGACGTATTCGCTGTTTTGCGTATCTGGAAAGACACCGAATACGATTAA
- the gmk gene encoding guanylate kinase: protein MNTRTGQLYIVSAPSGAGKSSLLNALRERVSNLVISVSHTTRQPRPGEQDGVHYHFTPVEVFRQQVADGNFLEYAQVFDNYYGTSRLSVDALRETGKDVILEIDWQGAQQVRERAESAISIFILPPSIEALSSRLHGRGQDSAETIQRRMRDAKNEMSHYPEYDYLIINDDFATALDDLASIFRSERLKRAQQCQQHRALFNALVG, encoded by the coding sequence ATGAACACACGCACAGGTCAGCTTTACATCGTGTCAGCCCCCTCTGGTGCTGGCAAATCCAGCTTATTAAATGCCTTACGCGAGCGCGTAAGCAATCTGGTCATATCGGTTTCACACACGACGCGCCAGCCGCGCCCCGGCGAACAAGATGGGGTGCATTACCACTTCACCCCCGTTGAAGTATTTCGCCAGCAAGTAGCAGACGGTAACTTCCTTGAATATGCGCAAGTATTCGACAATTACTACGGCACGTCGCGGCTCTCTGTCGATGCTTTACGCGAAACTGGCAAGGATGTGATCCTCGAAATTGACTGGCAAGGGGCGCAACAAGTCCGCGAACGCGCTGAATCCGCCATCAGCATTTTCATCCTCCCCCCCAGTATCGAAGCTTTGAGTTCACGTTTACACGGACGGGGGCAAGACAGTGCAGAAACCATCCAACGCCGGATGCGCGATGCCAAAAACGAAATGTCGCATTACCCCGAATACGATTACCTGATTATCAACGACGACTTTGCAACCGCACTGGATGACCTGGCCAGCATTTTCCGCAGTGAACGCCTGAAACGGGCGCAGCAATGCCAACAACATCGGGCATTATTCAATGCCTTGGTCGGCTAA
- a CDS encoding PaaI family thioesterase: MPTTSGIIQCLGRLMAFNAIKFARRWLAFLPEGRRLELYPPWWMMRIKVLALENEWRHIRIRLPLTWASRNMGGSMFGGFQASLADPIAPLACSKVFPDYHVWTRHLSVDFVRPGISDMELRFDFPPEKEAEIREELARRGRSTPSFEYGLYDGHGRLCTKVVCVVAIRPQGYLKGVGSAAE, encoded by the coding sequence ATGCCAACAACATCGGGCATTATTCAATGCCTTGGTCGGCTAATGGCATTTAACGCGATTAAATTTGCGCGGCGCTGGCTGGCATTCTTGCCAGAAGGACGACGGCTGGAGCTTTATCCGCCTTGGTGGATGATGCGTATCAAAGTGCTGGCACTGGAAAATGAATGGCGGCATATCCGCATTCGCCTGCCGCTAACCTGGGCTTCGCGCAATATGGGCGGCAGCATGTTTGGCGGGTTTCAGGCATCGCTGGCAGACCCGATTGCGCCATTGGCTTGCTCGAAAGTATTCCCCGATTATCATGTATGGACGCGGCATTTGAGCGTGGACTTTGTGCGCCCCGGTATTAGCGACATGGAATTACGCTTTGATTTTCCGCCAGAAAAAGAAGCAGAGATACGCGAGGAACTGGCGCGGCGTGGACGCAGCACACCGAGTTTCGAGTACGGTTTGTACGATGGTCACGGGCGACTGTGTACCAAAGTCGTGTGCGTGGTGGCGATACGTCCGCAAGGATATTTGAAAGGCGTGGGTTCAGCAGCAGAGTAG
- the rluB gene encoding 23S rRNA pseudouridine(2605) synthase RluB, translating into MKERIQKLLSRAGYGSRREIERMVNAGEILVNGQRAESGQAIDENDQVTLRGQRLHLSSRVNATHKVLMYHKPAGEVCTLSDPDGRPTVFDSLPKIRAGRWIMVGRLDINTDGLLLFTTDGELANKLMHPSSEIEREYACRVLGEVNNEMLIRLQEGVELEDGKANFMRIKDAGGEGANHWYHVVLAEGRNREVRRLWESQSVKISRLIRVRYGNITLPRYLRSGHHKELEVRELRKLYGLVNMAFEDGSDFTAERPERRSGARPGMKTVDSGRTAIGGSHPSARRSSLARPASPARSSSPARPNGAGKRPQPRGRG; encoded by the coding sequence ATGAAAGAACGCATCCAAAAACTCCTCTCCCGCGCTGGTTACGGCTCACGTCGTGAAATCGAGCGCATGGTTAACGCTGGCGAAATTCTGGTGAACGGTCAGCGTGCCGAATCCGGTCAAGCCATTGACGAAAATGATCAAGTGACCTTGCGCGGGCAACGTTTGCACTTGAGTTCTCGCGTCAATGCGACCCACAAAGTGCTGATGTATCACAAACCTGCGGGCGAAGTGTGTACCTTGAGTGACCCGGACGGTCGCCCGACGGTCTTTGATAGCTTGCCGAAAATCCGCGCTGGGCGTTGGATTATGGTCGGTCGTCTCGACATCAATACCGACGGCTTATTGCTGTTCACGACCGATGGCGAATTGGCAAATAAGCTCATGCACCCATCGTCTGAGATCGAGCGCGAATACGCTTGTCGCGTGTTGGGCGAAGTCAACAATGAAATGCTGATCCGTTTGCAGGAAGGCGTGGAATTGGAAGACGGCAAAGCCAACTTCATGCGCATCAAAGACGCAGGCGGCGAAGGCGCGAACCATTGGTATCACGTCGTGCTTGCCGAAGGGCGTAATCGCGAAGTGCGCCGCTTGTGGGAATCGCAAAGCGTGAAAATTAGCCGTTTGATTCGGGTGCGTTACGGCAATATCACCTTGCCGCGTTACTTGCGCAGCGGGCATCACAAAGAGCTAGAAGTGCGCGAATTACGCAAACTTTATGGCTTGGTGAACATGGCGTTTGAAGACGGTTCGGATTTTACCGCCGAACGCCCGGAACGCCGTTCTGGCGCAAGACCGGGGATGAAAACGGTGGACAGTGGGCGCACGGCGATTGGCGGAAGTCATCCATCGGCACGGCGGTCGAGTTTGGCGCGTCCGGCTAGCCCCGCACGCTCCAGTAGTCCGGCACGCCCAAACGGTGCAGGTAAGCGCCCGCAACCGCGTGGACGTGGCTAA